GGCTAGAAGTTTCATATGTACAATTGCACTAGATTACTATCACGCTCTACTTTAGTCGGTTGTTTTTGCATATAGTCTCAATATATGCTACAAAtttgattaaacaaataaaatttaagcttgtACGGTTTGTAATTAAGCTTGTGAAATCacttgtaattaattaataaaatgttatgaGCTTAAAACCATAGTTATTGCTCTGCCTAATAAGTAGACAATTTAGTATTTCTTCTTCTAACATAGGGGTATCCAGGATTACAAACATTGTTATTGTGATGCAAAAAACATTGTTACATTGTACGTTATAAATTACCTTTGCTGAATTGAAGGTTATATTTTTACAGTCTAGTAGAATACTGTTTGACTTCGATTTACGTATTCAAGTGGTATATTTTGAATATGCACAGCCTCGATTGTCTTCTTGGAAAACAATGGCCtaagtttaaagaaacaaataattgtTAATCAGTGATATATGAGAAAACATAAAGACGCTTGACACATTACCTCTTGTTGTTGACCTAAATGAAAAGTTAGTTCGTGCTCCTTGCACCAAAGTTGGAGAGCACAATTTAATTGCAGCATGCAACTCCTTAAGTTGTCCCCACTTTAGCTGCCTTAATAgtcctaaaattattaaaagctaTGGATTATTAACGAGTActttattcatataattttagaagCATGCAAAATATGCTGCTCACCATATTCTTCAAGAGGAATGTAATTTTAGACATTGACATGATTAGTTTGAGATAACTAAAAGGCTTACGTAATTTCCAAcactaaaatttataagaaatatatatttacatagaaATATAATAACAGTATTTGATGAGGATTATACCATGTAATAATTTACATAGCTTCCATTTCTTGCAATATAAAGTGGTACTTGAAATGCAATGTCTTCAGTAGACCTTATAATAGTCATTTTGTTCTCATTCATTGAAACATTGTTAATGACTAATGCAATTAATGTAGCACAATATTTCTATTACGATAAAAAGATTTTGCGAAATCATCAACTTGGATTCATCTTACAGCCATAAGGATGCTCTAGTACCCTCCTCTAAGTTTGGTTCAGATTGAAAACCCTAGTATTTGATGGTGTCAGTTAGCTTTGAACCCTGTCCAGCATATGAACATGGGGCTGAAAATGGTGGACATGAACAACCTagatcttttaatattttttgcaggtcaattttgttgttcttttaGTTTCTGCCCAATAATCCCTGAAGATTTTGTGTACGACTAGAAGCTAGAAATTCCATGCTTTGCATATTACATATCACAAACATAATGTTAAATTAGTATGATGTCTCACTATCACAAACATAATCTACTTATGCAGATTGTATGGGAGCCGTACACGCATACGCTAGGCTCCCTACCTGCGTATTGCACTGCTGGGCAGCATATTTAGAGGGCCGAGGTGCCGTTGATATTCTTTTGGATAGTGGAGTGGCATCATCCTGAGCGAGTCCTCCGTCAGTTTGGGATGAAGCAACCAGTTCCAAGTGTCGTGGATACGTCGACTACCCTTCACAAGATATCCCTTCAGGGTAAATGGGAGAAGAACTGGGAGGTAGAACATGATCCCTTTATTCGGCAATGGGCCAACCGAGTGAATGTAGTTCGCGGGTCCGATCTCCTAGACGATGATGATACGTATCTCGTTGAGTACATGATGTGGTACAATCGCCACACAAGGCGGTACATAACACCAGAGTCTACGTATTGGGAACTCATGGTGAGGCAACAATTCCTATTTTATGGATGAAACCATTGTTGGATTAAATATCCTCAGCAGCTTTATCATGCATGCAAAAGTCCACAATAATTATCGTTGTTACATCTCTATAAGTTTCtctgtcattttgttttaaagtcaAAAAATACTGCATGACATGTCATTATGTTTTAAAGTCAAAATATTGCATGATTTAAGTTGTTCATAACAAACTGAATTTGTCTTGATCCAATTTGTTTGCATGAGGAATGGTTAATGGGCAATGACTAATGATGACCACACCTTTGTTCATATAATTACATTCAACTTTTAAAAAgggtaggttgggttgggttttattgtattttattttattttttgtttattttttttttgtttttggttggcttGTACTTTAAAATGGACGGTGCAACTCTGTGTAGTAGTGATAAATTCACATTTCATGATAGTTTAGATAGCCTTTCCTCCAGGACTGATTAATGTATTACATATTCCTTGATAGATATTACCTCTAGGATTGGGAAGTCCCTTACTAAACTGTTGGTAGAATGCAATTCCCAACAGCTTAAAGGTCATTTAAAATCTTGCAAGTATGCAGCAAGGAGATGTGCATTTATACTAGATTCAAGTATGATATATGTTCTAAGTTTTTGGTACTTCCCTTAATTGAAACTTGAAGCTTGcgtttgatattttcaattcatttgattTGGGCGTGTACGTTAGGAAATAATAACTTCAAAATATGTGTCCTGATTGCAATGTGATATTAATGGAGTTGTAAATCTCGTGAAGCCTAGATACAGAAGTGAAATTCTGATATTTTCACTTATGCTAAGATTGAACTTATGTACAACCAACTATACGTGTTTTTTAGAAGTATTATCTCAATGTTTAGATTGCATAGCGATAAACATAACAGGAAACTGAAAATTCCTGAGTGTTGGGTTGGAACTATAAATTTTTGCACAGGGGGGGCCAACCCCTATTTTTATACACTGTCTTTTTAAAGATGCTTCATAATTATAAGTAATATAAGGATTTCATTAGCTATGtttgctactttttcttttgattttggaacAGATTTATCCAAGTTTTGCATCATACTTGCGTTCTTGCTTTTATGACGCCCTTGTTTTGTAGGTTCGGACGATGATTAGGTCTATACAGAGGTGCGATGAAGGTTCTGACATGCACACTGACCTTACATTTACACTAGAGCTTATGGAGGAGCTAGGCCGACTTAAATTGGCGAATGCGCTTGCAGAAGCAGTTGACATTGATACACAGGCCCCAGTTCGTGGCGGGCAACGTGGTGGGTCTCGTGGGGGTGGACATCGTGGAGGTGGTCAAGCTGGTCGCAGCCGTACGACCGAGTCGGCTCCCATCTACGAGGAAGGGAATGAGGAGGGTGTAGAAGAGGCATGGCTTGGCACTGATTGGGTACTGTCTGATGACGACGGCAGGACACCGCGATGCACGCCTGGCGATGGTGCTGGGCCATCCCATAGCGTCGATCATCAGGGCACTGTTCCAGCCCACACTACATCCCATGGTGCTAGCACGGACTTTGAGGGCCCTCCTCGTATGTCGCCCCCAGTTTTCAGTGGATCTGCCCATGATGGTGGATGCATATTTGTCCCCACACCAGGCATGCCCACCCCACCTCTAGTGCATGTGGACCCCACCATGTCAGCTCCATCTCAAACCGCCCACGGAGAGGCTGTACAGATTGAGCAGATACCGGCTGAGGACATTGAGCCGGTGGAGGCTTTGCGGAGATCGTGACGCCCGCGTGCGCATGCTCCCGATTGCGGGACCGGTGATGGTATGTACTTCGTCTACACTTCCCATCTTCTTGAGCTACTTGTACTGTgcatttgattgattatgttaatttaattatgctGTTGTGTCTGATGAAACAGGTAAGATTAGACCTGTCAGGGCATATGGGCGGAAACGAAAAGATCATTAAATGCCTTAGTGTATGCTTATACTTCCTGCCTATAGGTGACTGCATAGTTACGTTTCACTTTTCTTCTAAAGtcgtatttttatttttagaccTAACTGCAATGGTGGACACGAAAAGGCCATTGAGCTGGATTGTCCTTGTGTGCTTATTCTTCATGTGTATAGGTGACTGGAATAAGCATGCAAAATGTTCTACTAATTGGGGAGAATCTTGGTGGCTGTGCATCTATTTCTGGATCATTGCTTGGGGAGAATACTGGCTGTCAATGTGTTTGTTgtcaagaaattgatattttggagAAAACCCATAAGGTGTATTGTATTTATTGATGTATTAGGAAGTTTTTCTGCACTTGGAGTTTTGATTGCAATTTGACAAATGTCTGGATTGGTATTCATTTGAAGCCaaactttcttgtgtttttgtatgttgtTAGCTACAGTAAAGTGGGTTGTAAGAgagtaatttgtttttttatttttgttatttttgtgagAAACAAATGTGTGGTATTGTTGATAAGCAAGAAGAAGTAATTTGATACTTTCTGTAAAAGAGTTTGATGACGAAGTTTATGCGGATCAATGGCAGAACCAACTCCTTTGTAGCAAATCATTTATCCGAGTCTCTACAATGCTTGGCTAGGTATGTGTCTCTCTCCTAATTTTCTGATTCGCCTTCCCTACAATTCCTAGATTGGTACATCCTCCTTcccattttcttatttttaatctcCTTTAAATCCCCTCCTCTCTAGAATGATTAGATCTGTGTacatttgattacaagttcgtTAGTAGGAACTTTGGagaatagaatttatattttttttctagcaTTGTTCTAGAGCAGCTCACAATATAACTTACCCAAAGCTAAAAACGGCAAAAATCTTAGTTATGTGTGCATGTTTTGTTCCTTTCGCTTCTTGGGGtttgtaattgttatttatcattGTATATATTACCTTTTCATTTTGGTAGCAAATTGGGAACCCAATGagaaacatttaattgattattgattttttcatcaattagccttcttattttatgattttcagtatatatatatatatatatatatatatatatatatatatatatgttgtgtgTGTCATTGGCCAATGAATCAAATCTTGTCCATCATTTGCTTTAATGAAATGATGGAggcattaatgaaaaatttgcaTACTGTTTGAatgttacttttattgtttgtgtattgccgttttttgggtttgaattatTATCTATGCTTACAAAGGTATATGCatttttctcaataattttCGGTTAGTATCTAATGTCTCCTTCACCACAGCACATTAAGACGTTGGAGAAGTGGCCAACCTTCAGAATCCTGGGAGGCTCATAAGGCAGCAATCCAAGCACTCATAAAGCTGCCTTCAAGCGAGCTTGTTACAGGTATAATATGATTCAGTAGATGACTGTTCTGCTAGatattgttttagattttgttggtAGTTGGAACTGGTTACATCAGATTGGAATGCATAGATCCAACTATGTCTTTCACTATGAACTTATGGGGTTCATTTTTATGCTACCACGATTTTAGGTTCAAGTGATACAACTTTAAAACTTTGGAGAGGAAGCAAAtgtacacatacttttgttgGGCATACAggtatttttttccatttatttgccttcattgagctttatatatatatatatatatatatatatccttatctGCAATGTGTTGAAATCATGTGGGAAGGAAAATAATTGTAGATTTTGCAAACTAACGATGctgtaaaattttcttcttacatGTCTGTTTGGTGATCATCAAACATATTTTCTTTGAGCTTCCTATAAGTTAGAAGTGGAAGAAGCATTTAATAAGACTTCTGATCTATAAGTTGGCATTAATTGACCAAACTGTTGACATGGGTAATCCTCATATGTTTAGTGCTTTACATGGTTtgattgctaaaaaatttagacatGATGATACCTCTTTGTCTCCTGTGGAGTATTTAGTGGGAAAGGAATGCTTGCACTTTTGACGGAAGTGAGATTGATTCTTGATTTGAAGTTGCTCTTCCGGACTTTATCTAAGCGGACTAATGCTTTGGCATTCATTACCAATCTGACTGGTTTTGTATTTATCTTCACATGATTGAGAGTTGTGTTATTTGCTTCAAACTTGGCTTTATAATATGGCTTTATATATCATTGATAAAACAGATCAAATATAGGCTGATGCACTTGTTCTGAGGGGGATCAGTTGCACATTTGAGGAAGGGCACAAAATACGTATTGTTGGCAGAATTGGCAGTGGCAAGACCACTCTCATAGAGATGAACCTGTTTTGTCCATAGTAGTGATCAAGAGGGAAGATATAGTAATGTATCTATTGAAACCTGTAGTATTCCATGTAATGTTCACTTTTTAcgtaacttttaaattttaagtgttcattttttttctaattcagaATAATATTACAAGGTACATCATaattttaggattttatttaCTGTGTTTGGGATTCAAGAACCTTTATATAGctgtgttatttgtttttttagttggttGGTGTCAATTTTTATTCATGGTCATTTTGTTCTGGACTTTCTATATTGTGgctattaaaattttcagaattgaCTTGAAGAATTTAGATAATTTTCTAATGTTGGACGATTTATCATGTATGAATAATTCCAATCCTatcttttttaaactttgaattttctttgattggtaTGGATTGCAGTGAATCCTCCAACAAGGAGGATTTCCAAATCGTTCATGTAGAGGTTATGCAATTCATTGTTGTTTTTTACGTCATGTACATTCGTTAATCGTGGCTCATTGTGTATAGGCTGATGTAGTATTTTGTAACTACACAATAATGGACTGCAGTGAATCAAATAGACGGGGTACGACCAAAGCTGACTGAATAGGATCAAATAGAGTAAATAGAATGTAGTACAATAATTCCAATCCTatcttttttaaactttgaattttctttgattggtaTGGATTGCAGTGAATCCTCCAACAAGGAGGATTTCCAAATCGTTCATGTAGAGGTTATGCAATTCATTGTTGTTTTTTACGTCATGTACATTCGTTAATCGTGGCTCATTGTGTATAGGCTGATGTAGTATTTTGTAACTACACAATAATGGACTGCAGTGAATCAAATAGACGGGGTACGACCAAAGCTGACTGAATAGGATCAAATAGAGTAAATAGAATGTAGTACACCGATTTTCATAGAAACCAcagtggaccgaataagaccaaagtagatataatggaccgaataagaccaaagtagtccaaaaacaaaaataataaggttatttttccatatatacATATCTGCCAGTGAAACAATTGGAAAACGATGACACTTCTACTTAAAGCACACATGACAACAGATGGTACTTGGAAGTATACATATCTTACTAAATACCACAACAAGAAGTCGTACTTTTGCATTCATGCATCTGTACGTTGTCTCATGGGTGCATCAACTTCATCATCCCCCACAACATGAGCCACCACTTCATTCAACATGTTTGCACTCAACGTTGCGATCCTCCTTGCGTGGTCACGCTCCTCAATGGCAACTTCCAACTGATACCTTAACAAAGTGTGCCTAATGTCTCCACTGCCATAGTTGGTTCCTTCGCTTTGAGAAGTGCTAGGTGGAGTTGAGGTTGATATGTTTGGAGTTTCCCACGATGTAGACGCACCACCATGCACGCCCATACCATTACCATGCAAATACTCCATGTATGCAGCTTCGGCTTCCCTTCGATCTTTATATGATTTGTGATTGGCGTTTGGGAATTTATGAACTTGTCTACTCGCATCTAGCCAACTGTCGTATATGCCTGGAACACGACCGTTAAACACAACATAGGTTCGTCCCATCCTGCTCTACAAAAACGCAATGGTGGGAACTCTTTGCACTAGAATGTGGTTGCACCTTCTAACGTGTGAAGTGGGCTTTTGTAGAGGAAATGGGGCTAAAACTCGAATCtatagaaatcgagttatagcatGCGGAGTtacatgtaactcgacttctaATTAACCGAGTTTCTGAAATGCCGTCATTTCAATACGTCTTGTCAACAGTAACTCGATTTATGTGGTATCGAGTTTTATATAAAATCGATTTCCTTAATATCGAGTCATGTTGTCCCCCTCCCCACATTTCAGAATCCATGCACGTGTCTGGCTCTATCTGTGTTGAAAACCTTCACTGTCTGGTCTCTGAAAAAGAAAGCCTATGAGGTGAACAAAGTTTGCTAACTCTTCTGCCATTTTCCTTGTCATTATTGCATCCTCACCAGGCGTGCTGTTGCTGTGGTCCCCTTCTTCTTTGTTCTGGCACATCTTCCCTGACAGGTATATATTCACTTACATAACTACTTATAAATGGATTGACTTACATAACTACTTATAATTTGGATTGCTTTCTACAACTGTCTTATTCTGaca
This DNA window, taken from Quercus robur chromosome 2, dhQueRobu3.1, whole genome shotgun sequence, encodes the following:
- the LOC126713812 gene encoding uncharacterized protein LOC126713812, producing MKQPVPSVVDTSTTLHKISLQGKWEKNWEVEHDPFIRQWANRVNVVRGSDLLDDDDTYLVEYMMWYNRHTRRYITPESTYWELMVRTMIRSIQRCDEGSDMHTDLTFTLELMEELGRLKLANALAEAVDIDTQAPVRGGQRGGSRGGGHRGGGQAGRSRTTESAPIYEEGNEEGVEEAWLGTDWVLSDDDGRTPRCTPGDGAGPSHSVDHQGTVPAHTTSHGASTDFEGPPRMSPPVFSGSAHDGGCIFVPTPGMPTPPLVHVDPTMSAPSQTAHGEAVQIEQIPAEDIEPVEALRRS